In a genomic window of Chroicocephalus ridibundus chromosome 18, bChrRid1.1, whole genome shotgun sequence:
- the LOC134524889 gene encoding olfactory receptor 14J1-like, with the protein MSNGSSITHFLLLAFADTRELQLLHFWPFLAIYLAALLGNGLIITAVACDHRLHTPMYFFLLNLALLDLGCISNTLPNAMANSFWDTRAISFLGCVAQVFFFASFISAEFYLLTIMAYDRYVAICKPLHYGSLLGSRACVHMAAAAWGSGFLNALLHTANTFSIPLCQGNALDQFFCEIPQILKLSCSDSDYLREGGLLGFGACLFFACFVFIVVSYVQIFRAVLGIPSQQRRHKAFSTCLPHLAVVSLFISTAVFAYLKPPSISSPSLDLVLSVLYSVVPPAVNPLIYSMRNQELKDALR; encoded by the coding sequence atgtccaatggcagctccatcacccacttcctcctgctggcattcgcagacacacgggagctgcagctcttgcacttctggcccttcttggccatctacctggctgccctcctgggcaatggcctcatcatcactgccgtagcctgtgaccaccgcctccacacccccatgtacttcttcctcctcaacctcgccctcctcgacctgggctgcatctccaacACTCTCCCCAACGCCATGGCCAACTCcttctgggacaccagggccatctctttcttgggatgtgttgcacaggtctttttctttgcctccttcatctcagcagagttttaccttctcaccatcatggcctacgaccgctacgttgccatctgcaaacccctgcactatgggtccctgctgggcagcagagcttgtgtccacatggcagcagctgcctggggcagtggctttctcaatgctctcctgcacactgccaatacattttcaatacccctctgccaaggcaatgccctcgaccagttcttctgtgaaatcccccagatcctcaagctctcctgctcagactcagactacctcagggaaggcGGGCTTCTTGGgtttggtgcctgtttattctttgcgtgttttgttttcattgtggtgtcctatgtgcagatcttcagggctgtgctggggatccCCTCGCAGCAAAgacgacacaaagccttttcaacgtgcctccctcacctggccgtggtctccctctttatcagcactgcagtatttgcctacctgaagcccccctccatctcctccccatccttagatCTGGTGCTGTCAGTTCTGTATTCggtggtgcctccggcagtgaaccccctcatctacagcatgaggaaccaggagctcaaggatgccctgagg
- the LOC134524882 gene encoding olfactory receptor 14J1-like — MSNGSSITHFLLLAFTDTRELQLLHFWLFLAIYLAALLGNGLIITAVACDHRLHTPMYFFLLNLALLDLGCISTTLPKAMAKSLWDTRAISFLGCVSQVFFFASFISAEFYLLTIMAYDRYVAICKPLHYGSLLGSRACVHMAAAAWGSGFLHALLHTANMFSIPLCHGNTVDQFFCEIPQILKLSCSDADYLRESGLIVVAVFFSFACFVFIVVSYVQIFRAVLRIPSEQGRHKAFSTCLPHLAVVSLFLSTATFAYLKPSSISSPVLDLVMSILYLVVPPAVNPLIYSMRNQELRDALRKL, encoded by the coding sequence atgtccaacggcagctccatcacccacttcctcctgctggcattcacagacacgcgggagctgcagctcttgcacttctggctcttcctggccatctacctggctgccctcctgggcaatggcctcatcatcactgccgtagcctgtgaccaccgcctccacacccccatgtacttcttcctcctcaacctcgccctcctcgacctgggctgcatctccaccactctccccaaagccatggccaaatccctctgggacaccagggccatttCTTTCTTGGGttgtgtttcccaggtctttttctttgcctccttcatctcagcagagttttaccttctcaccatcatggcctatgaccgctacgttgccatctgcaaacccctgcactatgggtccctcctgggcagcagagcttgtgtccacatggcagcagctgcctggggcagtggctttctccatgctctcctgcacacggccaatatgttttcaatacctctctgccacgGAAAtactgtggaccagttcttctgtgaaatcccccagatcctcaagctctcctgctcagacgcaGACTACCTCAGGGAGAGCGGGCTTATTGTagttgctgtctttttttcttttgcctgttttgttttcattgtggtgtcctatgtgcagatcttcagggctgtgctgaggatcccctcagagcagggacggcacaaagccttttccacgtgcctccctcacctggccgtggtctctctgtttctcagcactgccacatttgcctacctgaagccctcctccatctcctccccagtacTAGACCTAGTGATGTCCATTCTGTACTTggtggtgcctccggcagtgaaccccctcatctacagcatgaggaaccaggagctcagggatgccctgagaaaacta